In one window of Frigoriglobus tundricola DNA:
- a CDS encoding cation:proton antiporter, with the protein MSALLAATSDAAESLVRLDAEHLILTVLVQLVVIIAAARTFGALAKRIGQPSVVGEIVAGLLLGPSLFGWLAPDLFAVVFRPPLPGVEQPLADAVLPKIFTVISQFGLIFLMFLVGLEFEFGHVRAHGRAAVLISLAGIAVPFALGAGLAQVVHPHLEAHPKAGTVSLLGLTLFLGVALSVTAIPVLGRIMIELNITRTRLGAITITAAAVDDAIGWTLLASVAAVVKSNFDPMETLRTVALTAGFVLFMGVGVRPLLVRYFAFALRSAGGSLGPTPVAVLFVALFLCATATNLIGIFAVFGAFLLGAVLSDQDALRAAAAIRLRDVVSGFFVPVFFTYTGLRTDITALHGGAMWLIGGAVVLAAVVGKFAGCGLAARASGFTWKEAGIIGSMMNARGLMALVAINLGYELGVVPRDLFCILVIMALATTVLTTPLLLGLRKGTEIEGPIARSGFLGEGLTAETTGAAEKVATPTC; encoded by the coding sequence ATGAGTGCGCTCCTCGCCGCGACGTCGGACGCCGCCGAGTCGCTGGTCAGGCTCGACGCCGAACATCTGATCCTGACGGTTCTCGTCCAGCTCGTGGTCATCATCGCGGCGGCACGGACCTTCGGCGCGCTGGCCAAGCGGATCGGGCAACCGAGTGTGGTGGGCGAGATCGTGGCCGGGCTGCTGCTCGGCCCGTCGCTGTTCGGGTGGCTCGCGCCGGACCTCTTTGCGGTGGTGTTCCGGCCGCCGCTGCCTGGCGTCGAACAGCCGCTCGCGGACGCGGTGCTGCCCAAGATCTTCACCGTGATTTCGCAGTTCGGGCTGATCTTTCTCATGTTTCTGGTCGGCCTGGAGTTCGAGTTCGGGCACGTCCGCGCGCACGGCCGGGCGGCGGTGCTGATCTCGCTCGCGGGGATCGCGGTGCCGTTCGCCCTCGGCGCGGGACTCGCCCAGGTCGTCCACCCCCACCTGGAAGCGCACCCGAAGGCGGGCACCGTCTCGCTCCTCGGCCTCACGCTGTTCCTCGGCGTCGCGCTCTCCGTCACGGCGATCCCGGTTCTCGGCCGGATCATGATCGAATTGAACATCACCCGCACGCGGCTCGGCGCGATCACGATCACCGCCGCGGCGGTGGACGACGCGATCGGCTGGACCCTGCTGGCGAGCGTGGCCGCCGTTGTGAAGTCCAACTTCGACCCAATGGAAACGCTCCGCACGGTCGCGCTCACGGCCGGGTTCGTGCTGTTCATGGGCGTCGGGGTGCGGCCCCTTCTGGTTCGGTACTTCGCGTTCGCGCTGCGGTCGGCCGGCGGGAGCCTCGGTCCGACGCCGGTCGCGGTCCTGTTCGTGGCGCTGTTTTTGTGTGCGACGGCGACGAACCTGATCGGCATTTTCGCGGTGTTCGGTGCGTTCCTGCTCGGGGCGGTGCTGTCCGATCAGGACGCCCTGCGCGCCGCCGCCGCGATCCGCTTGCGCGATGTGGTGTCGGGGTTCTTCGTACCGGTATTCTTCACTTACACCGGCCTGCGCACGGACATCACCGCGCTTCACGGTGGGGCGATGTGGCTGATCGGCGGCGCGGTCGTGCTCGCGGCGGTGGTCGGTAAATTCGCCGGGTGCGGGCTGGCCGCCCGCGCGAGCGGGTTCACCTGGAAGGAGGCGGGTATCATCGGGTCGATGATGAACGCCCGCGGGCTCATGGCGCTCGTCGCGATCAACCTCGGCTACGAACTCGGCGTGGTGCCGCGCGACCTGTTCTGCATCCTGGTCATCATGGCGCTGGCGACGACGGTCCTCACCACTCCGCTCCTGCTCGGGCTCCGGAAGGGAACGGAAATCGAAGGGCCGATCGCACGGAGCGGCTTCCTGGGCGAGGGACTCACCGCCGAGACCACAGGGGCCGCAGAGAAAGTCGCGACGCCGACTTGTTGA
- a CDS encoding LOG family protein: MKSICVFCGSAPGTNPVYAATARDLGRALAARSLALVYGGGRVGLMGEVATAALAAGGRVVGVIPHSLALKEVAQEDCTELIVVNTMHERKALMADRADAFVALPGGFGTCDELFEILTWGQLGIHKKPVAVLNVAGFFTPLLSWLDHVVAEGLLRPKHRELLLVADTVPDLLAQLTAWAPPEPTTKWVQPGER; encoded by the coding sequence ATGAAAAGCATCTGTGTGTTCTGCGGCTCGGCGCCCGGTACGAACCCGGTGTACGCGGCGACGGCGCGTGACCTCGGCCGCGCCCTCGCCGCGCGCTCCCTGGCGCTGGTTTACGGCGGCGGGCGGGTCGGGTTGATGGGTGAGGTCGCGACCGCGGCGCTCGCGGCCGGCGGGCGCGTGGTCGGTGTGATCCCGCACTCGTTGGCGCTCAAGGAAGTGGCACAGGAGGACTGCACGGAACTGATCGTGGTGAACACGATGCACGAGCGCAAGGCGCTGATGGCCGATCGCGCGGACGCGTTCGTCGCGCTGCCCGGCGGCTTCGGAACGTGTGACGAGTTATTCGAGATTCTCACCTGGGGTCAACTCGGCATCCACAAGAAGCCGGTCGCGGTGCTGAACGTGGCGGGCTTCTTCACGCCGCTGTTGAGCTGGCTCGATCACGTCGTCGCGGAAGGGCTGCTCCGGCCCAAGCACCGCGAGTTGCTGTTGGTCGCGGACACCGTTCCGGACCTGCTCGCGCAGCTCACCGCCTGGGCGCCGCCCGAACCGACGACGAAGTGGGTGCAACCGGGGGAACGGTGA
- a CDS encoding DUF2294 domain-containing protein: protein MTLKSRGQIEEEVSQAVIRFEKEYMGRGPLEARTHLVEDLLVVRLKNVLTPAELSLTATGERGRDLVKQMRQQLIETGATTLSEAVTGIVGIEVRSMHTDISTRTGERIIVFTLTARPVTKSGPPT, encoded by the coding sequence ATGACACTGAAATCGCGGGGCCAGATCGAAGAAGAGGTCAGCCAGGCGGTGATCCGCTTCGAGAAGGAGTACATGGGGCGCGGCCCCTTGGAAGCGCGGACGCACCTCGTCGAAGACCTCCTGGTCGTTCGGCTCAAGAACGTCCTGACCCCGGCCGAACTCAGCCTGACCGCCACCGGCGAGCGCGGCCGGGACCTCGTCAAGCAGATGCGACAGCAACTGATCGAGACCGGCGCGACGACCTTGTCCGAGGCGGTGACCGGGATCGTCGGGATCGAGGTGCGGAGCATGCACACGGACATCAGCACCCGCACGGGCGAACGGATCATCGTCTTCACGCTGACCGCCCGACCGGTCACGAAATCCGGCCCCCCCACTTGA
- a CDS encoding macro domain-containing protein, translating into MSAVIFHLRDRARPMVEAWQRYFEGHPEVRPTVGDIFGEPVDTVVSPANCFGFMNGGIDRAYTQRFGQQLETRLRERIRSHWDGEMPVGVALAIGTGANDIPTLICAPTLRAPVSVAGTLNAYFAFRAVLRTIQRLNASQPGTVRAVACPGLGTGTGEMPEAICAKQMHAAYLEVMGGQPFEPSGVNDALVQHYRLLRTD; encoded by the coding sequence ATGAGCGCGGTAATTTTCCACCTCCGCGACCGCGCCCGGCCGATGGTCGAAGCCTGGCAACGATATTTTGAGGGCCACCCGGAAGTTCGTCCGACGGTCGGGGACATCTTCGGGGAACCCGTCGATACGGTCGTCAGCCCGGCGAACTGCTTCGGTTTCATGAACGGCGGGATCGACCGGGCGTACACCCAGCGGTTCGGCCAACAGCTCGAAACCCGGCTCCGCGAACGGATTCGTAGTCATTGGGACGGCGAAATGCCCGTCGGCGTGGCGCTCGCCATCGGGACCGGGGCGAACGACATCCCGACCCTCATCTGCGCGCCGACGTTACGGGCGCCGGTGAGTGTGGCGGGGACGCTCAACGCGTACTTCGCGTTTCGGGCGGTGCTGCGGACCATCCAGCGACTCAACGCTTCTCAGCCCGGCACCGTCCGCGCCGTCGCGTGCCCCGGTCTGGGAACGGGGACCGGCGAGATGCCGGAAGCCATCTGCGCGAAGCAGATGCACGCCGCGTATCTGGAAGTGATGGGCGGTCAGCCGTTTGAACCGAGTGGCGTGAACGACGCGCTCGTCCAGCACTACCGTCTGCTGCGCACGGATTGA
- a CDS encoding carbonic anhydrase, which produces MCDQNHVHTALCAGPLTAAARQRPVGAAAHVRAERGSDPWEPTPDDLSPDEALDLLYAGNARFATGNPAAPNRDLERLKEVAPAQRPFAAVLGCADSRVPVEIVFDRGCGDLFVTRIAGNVTTPECISSLEFGTHVLGAKVLYVLGHTHCGAITAAVRGEPVPGQISVLFQHLRPAVRAAQGDVALAVLENVKAQAAVLSEASPVIAQLIRDGKLKVAGGVYDISTGRVTPVEI; this is translated from the coding sequence ATGTGTGACCAGAACCACGTTCACACGGCGCTGTGTGCCGGCCCTTTGACCGCCGCAGCCCGCCAACGACCGGTCGGCGCCGCGGCTCACGTCCGCGCCGAGCGCGGGAGCGACCCTTGGGAACCCACGCCGGACGATCTCAGCCCGGACGAGGCCCTGGACCTCCTGTACGCCGGGAACGCGCGGTTCGCCACGGGCAACCCCGCGGCCCCGAACCGCGACCTCGAACGGTTGAAGGAAGTGGCCCCGGCCCAGAGGCCGTTCGCCGCGGTCCTCGGGTGCGCGGACAGCCGCGTCCCGGTCGAGATCGTGTTCGACCGGGGCTGCGGCGACCTGTTCGTCACCCGCATCGCCGGGAACGTGACGACGCCCGAGTGCATCAGCAGTCTGGAGTTCGGCACGCACGTTCTGGGCGCGAAAGTGCTGTACGTGCTCGGTCACACCCACTGCGGGGCGATCACGGCCGCGGTGCGGGGGGAACCGGTGCCGGGTCAGATCAGCGTGCTGTTCCAGCACCTGCGCCCGGCGGTCCGGGCCGCACAGGGCGACGTGGCGCTGGCGGTCTTGGAGAACGTGAAGGCCCAGGCCGCGGTTCTCAGCGAGGCGTCCCCCGTGATCGCCCAGTTGATCCGGGACGGCAAGTTGAAGGTGGCCGGTGGGGTGTACGACATCTCGACGGGCCGGGTCACGCCCGTCGAGATCTGA
- a CDS encoding DHH family phosphoesterase encodes MPLDWSPFVDFIHRYNRPLLMTHIRPDADGLGAQLALHDALTAIGKTPRVAIASKLLPRYEFLDPKRAVIEDFRPAAFTDCDCVVVLDTGTWNQLGDFAKWLQASPLPRAVVDHHRTQDDLGGLQMVDVTAEATGRLGYEIIRALGAPLSASAAHHLFMAVATDTGWFRHPNATAATFALCSELVAAGARPTELYEQLYEAATLARFKLTAVALQKLTVLAGSKVAYTEIALTDYGATGSVPGDTEDLINYPRSVEGVEIALVFIEQQDGGTKVSFRSRAADVSKLAEQFGGGGHKLASGARVMGKLAEVRDKVLAAAVAALG; translated from the coding sequence ATGCCGCTAGACTGGTCCCCGTTTGTTGATTTCATCCACCGGTACAACCGCCCCCTGTTGATGACCCACATTCGCCCGGACGCGGACGGATTGGGAGCCCAGCTCGCCCTCCACGACGCCCTTACGGCCATCGGTAAGACGCCGCGCGTCGCCATCGCCAGTAAGTTGCTCCCGCGGTACGAGTTCCTGGACCCGAAGCGGGCGGTCATCGAGGACTTCCGACCGGCCGCGTTCACGGACTGCGACTGCGTGGTGGTGCTCGACACCGGCACCTGGAACCAGCTCGGCGACTTCGCGAAGTGGTTGCAAGCGTCGCCGCTCCCACGGGCGGTGGTCGATCACCACCGGACCCAGGACGACCTGGGCGGGTTACAGATGGTGGACGTCACCGCCGAGGCGACCGGGCGGTTGGGGTACGAGATCATTCGGGCGCTCGGCGCGCCGCTTTCTGCGAGCGCCGCGCACCACCTGTTCATGGCCGTGGCGACGGACACGGGCTGGTTCCGCCACCCGAACGCGACGGCCGCGACGTTCGCCCTGTGTTCGGAACTGGTGGCCGCCGGCGCGCGGCCCACGGAGCTGTACGAACAGCTCTACGAGGCCGCGACGCTGGCCCGGTTCAAGCTCACGGCGGTCGCGCTCCAGAAGCTCACGGTGCTGGCCGGTAGTAAGGTGGCCTATACCGAGATCGCGCTGACCGACTATGGCGCGACCGGTAGCGTGCCGGGCGACACGGAAGACCTGATCAACTACCCGCGCAGCGTGGAGGGCGTGGAGATCGCCCTCGTGTTCATCGAGCAGCAGGACGGCGGCACGAAAGTGAGTTTCCGGTCGCGGGCGGCGGACGTGTCCAAGCTCGCCGAGCAGTTCGGCGGCGGCGGGCACAAGCTCGCCAGCGGCGCGCGGGTGATGGGCAAGCTCGCCGAGGTCCGCGACAAAGTGCTGGCCGCGGCCGTGGCCGCGTTGGGCTAG
- a CDS encoding TetR/AcrR family transcriptional regulator — translation MSLAENRKPGRPKDPELEARRKAQILDTAARVFATYGFANTQVQTIANHLGVGNGTVYRYFPTKEQLFLSAVERGLKELEAEMDAVMAQPHTGADLIRAAVRTYLSFFNRRPELVELFIQERAAFPHHHRPLYFVTKDDEIECKHEAFFNRLVESGVIRPVPRDRFFAVIGDLLYGTIMTNLLTSRPADPEAQATDVLDVILNGLLAPKQETQ, via the coding sequence GTGAGCCTGGCCGAAAATCGCAAGCCGGGGCGACCGAAAGACCCCGAACTGGAAGCACGCCGCAAGGCCCAGATTCTGGACACCGCCGCGCGCGTGTTCGCGACTTACGGGTTCGCCAATACTCAGGTGCAGACGATCGCGAACCACCTCGGCGTCGGGAACGGCACCGTTTACCGCTACTTCCCCACGAAGGAGCAACTCTTCCTCAGCGCCGTCGAACGCGGGCTGAAGGAACTGGAAGCGGAGATGGACGCGGTGATGGCGCAACCGCACACCGGTGCGGACCTGATTCGCGCGGCGGTCCGCACCTACCTCTCGTTCTTCAACCGCCGGCCGGAACTGGTGGAGCTGTTCATCCAGGAGCGGGCCGCGTTCCCGCACCACCACCGGCCGTTGTACTTCGTCACGAAGGACGACGAGATCGAGTGCAAGCACGAGGCGTTCTTCAATCGCCTCGTGGAGTCCGGCGTGATCCGGCCGGTCCCGCGGGACCGGTTCTTCGCGGTGATCGGTGACCTCCTGTACGGCACCATCATGACGAACCTGCTCACCAGTCGCCCGGCCGACCCCGAGGCGCAAGCGACGGACGTCCTGGACGTGATTCTCAACGGTCTGTTGGCACCGAAGCAGGAGACGCAATGA